One genomic region from Thermoleptolyngbya sichuanensis A183 encodes:
- the rlmN gene encoding 23S rRNA (adenine(2503)-C(2))-methyltransferase RlmN, with translation MVEAYSEGDRPVLQTASDNGKRANFLPSAALMPSIHSDSSTLPADLSSAEAAESTAAPAADSLQAPLLGQSLDQLTAWVQQQGQPAYRGKQLYQWLYQRGARSLSEVTVFPKAWRAEVADYPIGRSHVHYRATAPDGTVKFLLRLGDGHIIETVGMPTYASPLDPPKFPRLHAAPLETKGTSEPQHLSSPTPLSRLTVCVSSQVGCPMACDFCATGKGGFLRNLEAHEIIDQVLTVQEDFGQRVSNIVFMGMGEPLLNTDNVLAAVRSLNTDVGIGQRTMTISTVGIPGHIRRLAQHKLQVTLAVSLHASNQPTREALIPSAKHYPLEALLDECREYVQHTGRRVTFEYILLAGLNDEPEHAEDLAHHLRGFQSHVNLIPYNPINEVDYQRPDERRIKAFVRSLQDHHIAVSVRYSRGLEADAACGQLRARRG, from the coding sequence ATGGTGGAGGCGTATAGTGAGGGCGATCGCCCCGTCCTTCAAACCGCAAGCGATAATGGAAAGCGTGCCAACTTTCTGCCCTCTGCCGCCCTGATGCCATCCATTCACTCCGACTCTTCCACGCTGCCCGCCGATCTGTCATCGGCTGAAGCTGCCGAATCCACTGCTGCACCTGCGGCCGACTCGCTCCAAGCACCGCTGCTGGGCCAGTCGCTCGACCAGTTGACCGCGTGGGTGCAGCAGCAGGGACAGCCCGCCTATCGCGGCAAGCAGCTTTATCAATGGCTCTATCAGCGGGGAGCGCGATCGCTCTCGGAGGTGACCGTGTTTCCTAAGGCGTGGCGGGCCGAGGTGGCAGATTATCCCATCGGGCGATCGCACGTCCACTATCGCGCCACGGCTCCAGACGGCACGGTGAAGTTTCTCCTGCGCCTGGGCGATGGGCACATCATCGAAACCGTCGGGATGCCGACCTATGCCAGCCCGCTTGATCCCCCTAAATTCCCGCGCTTACACGCCGCTCCGCTAGAAACAAAGGGGACTTCCGAGCCTCAACACCTCAGTTCCCCGACTCCCCTCTCGCGGCTGACGGTCTGCGTCTCCTCCCAGGTGGGCTGTCCCATGGCCTGCGACTTTTGCGCCACGGGCAAGGGCGGCTTTTTGCGAAACCTGGAAGCGCATGAAATTATCGACCAGGTGCTGACGGTGCAGGAAGACTTTGGGCAGCGGGTCAGCAATATCGTGTTTATGGGCATGGGTGAGCCGCTGCTGAATACGGACAATGTGCTGGCGGCCGTGCGATCGCTCAATACCGACGTGGGCATTGGTCAGCGCACGATGACGATTTCCACCGTGGGCATTCCCGGCCACATCCGCCGCCTGGCCCAGCACAAGCTCCAGGTGACGCTGGCCGTCAGCCTGCACGCCTCCAACCAGCCCACCCGCGAAGCCCTCATCCCCAGCGCCAAGCATTATCCTCTGGAAGCATTGCTCGACGAGTGCCGCGAATACGTCCAGCACACTGGGCGGCGCGTCACGTTTGAATACATCCTGCTGGCAGGGCTGAACGACGAACCCGAACACGCCGAAGATCTGGCGCACCACCTGCGCGGCTTCCAGAGCCACGTCAATCTAATTCCCTACAACCCCATCAACGAAGTCGATTATCAGCGCCCCGACGAGCGGCGGATTAAAGCATTCGTGCGATCGCTCCAGGATCATCACATCGCCGTCAGCGTCCGCTATTCTCGCGGGCTAGAGGCGGATGCGGCCTGTGGGCAGTTGCGGGCCAGGAGGGGGTAG
- a CDS encoding glycosyltransferase family 9 protein: MRVVALVPGGIGDQILFFPTLDDLKQAYPNADIDVVVEPRATSAYRVSKSVSDVLSFDFKDNNSPADWANLLGVLRDRYYDVALSLGQRWGVGLLLWLTGTPKRIGYQSGSSGLFLTDAVPLNTDQYAAAMYHDLLKGLGIDTPCPDPSISIPKKDLDWAEAERARLGLGSGGYVLIHGGSSQLAKVKGIDKIYPVESWQAIIQDFQTKQPNLPIVVVKGPEDEAFVATLAQAAPGIKITSPPDIGKLAAMIAGANLMLCTDSAPMHLAVALKVFTLALFGPTDPEKLLPKSDRFAGIKSPTGNMADIDPKTVLSKVWGG; this comes from the coding sequence TGACCTGAAGCAAGCCTATCCCAATGCGGATATTGATGTGGTGGTGGAACCCAGGGCAACAAGTGCCTATCGGGTCAGCAAGTCAGTCAGCGATGTGCTGTCCTTTGACTTCAAAGACAACAATAGCCCGGCGGATTGGGCAAACCTGCTGGGCGTATTGCGCGATCGCTACTACGATGTAGCCCTTTCCTTGGGGCAGCGCTGGGGCGTGGGGCTGCTGCTGTGGCTGACGGGTACGCCCAAGCGCATCGGCTATCAGAGCGGTTCGAGCGGTCTGTTTCTCACCGATGCAGTGCCGCTTAACACCGACCAGTATGCGGCTGCGATGTACCACGACCTGCTGAAGGGGCTAGGCATCGACACGCCCTGCCCCGATCCGTCCATCAGCATTCCCAAAAAAGATCTGGACTGGGCCGAGGCCGAGCGGGCCCGGCTGGGACTGGGCAGCGGCGGCTATGTGCTGATCCACGGCGGCTCTAGCCAGCTTGCCAAGGTTAAGGGCATCGACAAGATTTATCCCGTCGAAAGCTGGCAGGCGATTATTCAAGACTTTCAGACCAAGCAGCCCAACCTGCCGATCGTAGTGGTGAAGGGCCCAGAGGATGAGGCGTTTGTGGCGACGTTGGCTCAGGCAGCCCCCGGTATCAAAATCACCTCGCCGCCGGACATTGGCAAACTGGCCGCCATGATTGCCGGGGCAAACCTGATGCTCTGCACCGACAGCGCCCCCATGCACCTGGCCGTGGCGCTGAAGGTCTTCACCCTCGCCCTGTTTGGCCCCACCGATCCCGAAAAGCTGCTGCCCAAGAGCGATCGCTTCGCAGGCATCAAATCCCCCACAGGCAACATGGCTGATATTGACCCGAAGACGGTGTTGAGCAAGGTGTGGGGAGGTTGA